A DNA window from Ostrea edulis chromosome 5, xbOstEdul1.1, whole genome shotgun sequence contains the following coding sequences:
- the LOC125648947 gene encoding enolase-phosphatase E1-like — MEGQQKRTIDEAEPSLLEGVKALIVDIEGTTTPIGFVKETLFPYVEENVESFLKKRFSEEETKADIAALQELAAKDKADGVAGVVEIPKEGSEGDIVTAVVKNIKWQMDGDRKTTALKQLQGHIWREGYKTGKIKAELFEDVGPALQQIVDEGINVYVYSSGSIESQKLLFGNTEEGDLLELFTDFFDTTTGDKKEAASYKKITEKIGVSAEEILFLTDMPNEATAASQAGLRSALVARDGNEDLTEEDFQNFLVIESFGELFGDDEEDYKRLEGEDNGEVDDEDDDDLEEEEDLGEGDEDPEDDDGEDEDDA, encoded by the exons ATGGAAGGCCAGCAAAAAAGAACGATAGATGAAGCCGAACCATCACTGCTTGAAGGTGTAAAGGCCCTAATTGTAGATATAGAGGGGACCACGACGCCTATAGGGTTTGTTAAG gAAACGCTTTTCCCTTATGTTGAAGAAAATGTTGAGAGTTTTCTGAAAAAAAGATTTAGTGAAGAGGAAACCAAAGCAGACATTGCTGCGCTTCAAGAACTT GCTGCTAAGGACAAGGCTGATGGTGTGGCTGGTGTCGTAGAGATTCCCAAGGAAGGCTCGGAAGGTGACATCGTAACGGCAGTGGTAAAAAACATCAAGTGGCAAATGGATGGGGACAGGAAGACAACGGCTCTTAAACAACTTCAGGGCCACATCTGGAGGGAGGGGTACAAGACGGGGAAGATCAAGGCAGA ATTGTTTGAGGATGTAGGGCCAGCACTGCAGCAGATAGTAGATGAAGGCATCAATGTGTATGTGTATTCCTCAGGCAGTATCGAGTCCCAGAAACTCTTGTTTGGAAACACAGAGGAGGGGGATTTACTAGAG CTCTTCACAGATTTCTTTGACACCACAACCGGAGATAAGAAGGAAGCGGCCAGTTATAAAAAAATCACGGAGAAAATTGGAGTCAGTGCTGAAGAGATTTTGTTTCTAACAGACATGCCTAATG AGGCCACAGCAGCCTCACAGGCAGGCCTCAGAAGTGCCCTAGTGGCTCGCGATGGAAACGAGGACTTGACAGAGGAAGATTTCCAAAACTTCCTGGTGATTGAGTCATTCGGAGAATTGTTTGGTGATGATGAGGAAGACTATAAACGTttagaaggtgaagataatggtGAGGTGGATGATGAAGATGATGATGATCTCGAGGAGGAGGAGGATCTTGGGGAGGGCGATGAGGATCCGGAGGATGATGACGGTGAAGATGAGGATGATGCGTAG